The following proteins come from a genomic window of Corallococcus sp. NCRR:
- a CDS encoding methyltransferase family protein produces MMGLREAPGVYLGFISLHVLAGHLGSSLVYRLRFGRSPLAYRSAAADSTHTRVTRRISGFSLLWAGSVLAAAFWPAWSVMPWGRPLLPIPPLAGWVLGVVGLLGMLWAQYGMGPAFRIGVDAGEARPELHEGGLHRYSRNPIYVFSYLYLVGASLWAPSVVTLGACAALGGLFHQLVLQEERFLADRLGEPYARYCQRVPRYF; encoded by the coding sequence ATGATGGGGCTGCGCGAGGCGCCCGGGGTGTACCTGGGCTTCATCTCCCTGCACGTGCTCGCGGGGCACCTGGGCTCCAGCCTCGTCTACCGCCTGCGCTTCGGGCGCAGCCCGCTGGCCTACCGGAGCGCGGCGGCGGACTCCACGCACACGCGCGTCACGCGGCGCATCAGCGGGTTCTCGCTGCTCTGGGCCGGCTCCGTGCTCGCGGCCGCGTTCTGGCCCGCGTGGTCCGTCATGCCCTGGGGACGGCCGCTGCTGCCCATTCCTCCACTCGCGGGTTGGGTGCTCGGGGTCGTAGGGCTCCTGGGCATGCTGTGGGCCCAGTATGGAATGGGCCCGGCGTTCCGCATCGGCGTGGACGCGGGGGAGGCCCGGCCCGAGCTGCACGAGGGGGGACTCCACCGCTACTCGCGCAACCCCATCTACGTGTTCTCCTACCTGTACCTCGTGGGGGCTTCGCTCTGGGCTCCGTCCGTGGTGACGCTGGGCGCCTGCGCGGCGCTCGGAGGGCTATTCCATCAACTGGTGCTCCAGGAGGAGCGGTTCCTCGCGGACCGCCTCGGTGAGCCCTACGCGCGCTATTGCCAGCGCGTCCCTCGCTACTTCTGA
- a CDS encoding fatty acid desaturase family protein — protein MQPALLHPADSPGAAPPEPGPSRAELVELLRIRPLRAMGMAALHLGVWVVAAVAIARADSVWVKLPLWMLAGGAVMGLIQLDHDAWHDNLFPRPWQNRLFGNALSLLVGIAYEPMRHDHLAHHRWNRTDKDPDAYNAGRRSFGLCALFYATVLLGLPLSLIYFNVLYPLQHFCRERLLRHGAVLLGYAGFYAGLFWLLSRHGLVPGAVECWLLPVLFASPLNGLKSIADHHANTWRGDRFHTATTVRGTRLVTFLWNGLNYHLDHHLYPRVPGYNLARLHTHLRPGLLARGAPVFDSYLDVMGRALLAGPTVVDEDVRLVTLERKRP, from the coding sequence ATGCAGCCAGCCCTCTTACATCCCGCTGATTCGCCCGGTGCCGCGCCCCCGGAGCCCGGCCCCTCCCGCGCCGAGCTGGTGGAGTTGCTCCGCATCCGTCCCCTGCGCGCCATGGGCATGGCGGCGCTGCACCTGGGTGTCTGGGTCGTGGCGGCCGTGGCCATTGCCCGCGCGGACAGCGTCTGGGTGAAGCTGCCGCTGTGGATGCTGGCGGGTGGGGCGGTGATGGGGCTCATCCAACTGGACCACGACGCGTGGCACGACAACCTCTTCCCGAGGCCGTGGCAGAACCGCCTCTTCGGCAACGCGCTCAGCCTGCTCGTGGGCATCGCCTACGAGCCCATGCGCCATGATCACCTCGCGCACCACCGCTGGAACCGCACGGACAAGGACCCCGACGCCTACAACGCGGGCCGCCGCTCGTTCGGGCTGTGCGCGCTCTTCTATGCCACCGTGCTGCTCGGCCTCCCGCTGAGCCTCATCTACTTCAACGTCCTCTATCCGCTGCAGCACTTCTGCCGCGAGCGATTGCTCCGCCATGGCGCGGTGCTGCTCGGCTACGCGGGCTTCTACGCGGGGCTCTTCTGGTTGCTGTCGCGGCACGGGCTCGTCCCCGGCGCGGTGGAGTGCTGGCTGCTGCCGGTGCTCTTCGCCAGCCCCCTCAACGGCCTCAAGTCCATCGCGGACCACCACGCCAACACGTGGCGCGGGGACCGCTTCCACACCGCGACGACGGTGCGCGGCACGCGGCTCGTCACCTTTCTCTGGAACGGGCTCAACTACCACCTGGACCACCACCTCTATCCGCGCGTGCCCGGCTACAACCTCGCGAGGCTGCACACCCACCTGCGCCCCGGGCTGCTCGCGCGCGGCGCCCCCGTCTTCGACAGCTACCTCGACGTCATGGGACGCGCGCTGCTCGCCGGGCCCACCGTCGTGGACGAGGACGTGCGGCTCGTCACCCTGGAACGAAAGCGCCCATGA
- a CDS encoding CapA family protein — protein sequence MNALRQLYADIRYEDGRWPLSRWDLNLRYIAKSLLHVPEPRHTEDAEHFARVERHLASGSWKPDAPAALDLCAVGDVMWIRSGFREALSPGVRALMADAHVAFANLETPVDPARPVPRFVYETLHYNAPPGYLDAWEGTARHRVFSLCNNHALDQGAEGLERTRQSVLARPEHRCVGGPRAEDAVAGLEVAGVRLGIAAVTYDINHLKGAPPEGVPVTRLGSPKHAPDWERLGALIDAARAVGPDLVVLMPHWGFEYESWPESLQREHAYRLIERGADIVLGSSPHVLQPVELVSIDGGDPTCPAQVRRGGPPRVGLIAYSLGNFLSIMPTRACQTGAVLKLALARDAGGLLRPVDVRAVPTACGRGLGGDGFLDAGVVAVDELGLERAAPHLAHARRTLGGLISTRRG from the coding sequence ATGAACGCCCTGCGCCAGCTGTACGCGGACATCCGCTACGAGGACGGCCGCTGGCCGCTGTCTCGCTGGGACCTCAACCTGCGCTACATCGCCAAGAGCCTGCTCCACGTCCCCGAGCCGCGCCACACGGAGGACGCCGAGCACTTCGCGCGCGTCGAGCGGCACCTCGCCTCCGGGAGCTGGAAGCCCGACGCGCCCGCGGCGCTCGACCTGTGCGCCGTGGGCGATGTGATGTGGATTCGCAGCGGCTTCCGCGAGGCGCTCTCCCCGGGCGTGCGCGCGCTGATGGCGGACGCGCACGTGGCCTTCGCCAACCTGGAGACGCCCGTGGACCCGGCGCGGCCCGTGCCCCGGTTCGTCTACGAGACGCTCCACTACAACGCGCCGCCGGGCTACCTGGACGCGTGGGAGGGTACCGCGCGCCACCGCGTGTTCTCGCTGTGCAACAACCACGCGCTGGACCAGGGCGCGGAAGGGCTGGAGCGCACGCGCCAGAGCGTGCTGGCCCGCCCGGAGCACCGCTGCGTCGGAGGCCCCCGGGCTGAGGACGCGGTGGCGGGCCTGGAGGTGGCCGGGGTGCGCCTGGGCATCGCCGCGGTGACGTATGACATCAATCACCTCAAGGGGGCGCCGCCCGAGGGCGTTCCGGTGACGCGCCTGGGCAGCCCGAAGCATGCGCCCGACTGGGAGCGGCTGGGCGCCCTCATCGACGCGGCGCGCGCGGTGGGGCCGGACCTCGTGGTGCTCATGCCGCACTGGGGCTTCGAGTACGAGTCCTGGCCCGAGTCCCTCCAGCGCGAGCACGCCTACCGCCTCATCGAGCGCGGGGCGGACATCGTCCTGGGCTCCTCGCCGCACGTGCTGCAGCCCGTGGAGTTGGTCTCCATCGACGGAGGGGACCCCACGTGCCCCGCGCAGGTACGCCGGGGAGGGCCGCCGCGAGTGGGGCTCATTGCGTACTCGCTCGGCAACTTCCTGAGCATCATGCCCACGCGGGCGTGCCAGACGGGCGCGGTGTTGAAGCTCGCGCTCGCGCGGGACGCGGGGGGCCTTCTGCGCCCCGTGGACGTGCGCGCGGTGCCCACGGCGTGCGGGCGGGGCCTGGGCGGCGACGGCTTCCTGGACGCGGGGGTCGTGGCGGTGGACGAGCTGGGCCTGGAGCGCGCGGCGCCGCACCTCGCGCACGCGCGGCGCACCCTGGGCGGACTGATTTCAACCCGGAGGGGCTGA
- a CDS encoding iron-containing redox enzyme family protein, with the protein MVSMREQLEALTVDMARQVAGWLPAVTPERYVAFLDMMYHYTLRSGDRLRLAAERATLPELKAFFAELAADEQSHYQLAKADLAAFGRTPSDVTPREVSAFHAFWEGIPAERQLSFLGALYVLEGVARHLGGDARQGLGRLGLDRTRARFLLVHLDVDVEHGLRAQALCESLGAHGPEPLLDGARQAADFWVAIHRRALAEG; encoded by the coding sequence ATGGTGTCGATGCGGGAGCAGTTGGAGGCACTCACCGTGGACATGGCCCGGCAGGTCGCGGGCTGGCTGCCGGCGGTGACGCCCGAGCGGTACGTGGCCTTCCTGGACATGATGTACCACTACACGCTGCGCAGCGGAGACCGGCTGCGGCTCGCGGCCGAGCGCGCCACGCTCCCCGAGCTGAAGGCCTTCTTCGCGGAGCTCGCGGCGGACGAGCAGTCCCACTACCAGCTCGCGAAGGCGGACCTCGCGGCCTTCGGGCGCACGCCGTCGGACGTCACGCCCCGCGAGGTCTCCGCGTTCCACGCCTTCTGGGAAGGTATCCCGGCGGAGCGCCAGCTCTCGTTCCTCGGGGCGTTGTACGTGCTGGAGGGCGTGGCGCGGCACCTCGGGGGCGATGCACGCCAGGGGTTGGGGCGGCTCGGCCTGGACAGGACGCGGGCGCGCTTCCTGCTCGTGCACCTGGACGTGGACGTGGAGCACGGCTTGCGGGCCCAGGCGCTCTGCGAGTCACTCGGTGCGCACGGCCCCGAGCCCCTGCTGGACGGCGCACGCCAGGCGGCGGACTTCTGGGTGGCCATCCATCGCAGGGCGCTCGCGGAGGGTTAG
- a CDS encoding NUDIX hydrolase has product MTDGRSWQGNWKARLYERVRELGYDSLTAFAEARPSASLVALAEELGPDDVAGVQVFSGLVAEAERIHRVTRLVRGQFVREMSEHLPGGWPATMDDANRFKVARALAGWASFTPDTHQERVDRAGDALLSNQPPPGWRPLGPDDELLRTLLPDEEA; this is encoded by the coding sequence ATGACCGACGGGCGTTCGTGGCAAGGGAACTGGAAGGCCCGTTTGTATGAGCGCGTCCGGGAACTCGGTTACGACTCGCTCACGGCTTTCGCAGAGGCGCGTCCCAGCGCGTCGCTGGTAGCGCTGGCCGAGGAACTCGGTCCAGATGACGTCGCTGGAGTGCAGGTGTTCAGTGGGCTTGTCGCCGAAGCGGAGCGCATCCACCGGGTCACGCGTTTGGTCCGTGGACAGTTTGTGCGTGAGATGAGCGAGCATCTACCTGGGGGCTGGCCCGCTACGATGGATGACGCAAACCGTTTCAAGGTCGCGCGCGCGCTCGCCGGTTGGGCCTCTTTCACTCCGGACACTCACCAAGAGCGCGTTGACCGGGCCGGCGATGCACTCCTCTCCAATCAGCCCCCCCCGGGCTGGCGCCCGCTTGGTCCTGACGACGAGTTGCTCCGCACGCTCTTGCCGGACGAAGAAGCCTGA
- a CDS encoding DUF2380 domain-containing protein, which produces MGDVSREAAVGGGAQSTASTRQAVLDATGEVKGSLRSVEAAFTQLAARPPNLWGFSLTGGIFTRYLDQGSKQVMWLQGALGSATALTKVASEVGEPDMELGLLRMVGPKLQAAQFGTLLLATWVDFLHLADAVLLNCPMCSVEKLFVDLQRVQALMEPTLADLSSLDPDRVEAATLAIPELMRKLTREFDTLQRETRETMKLGGQVIAAMQAVEMVTMISTMKMALPRVPPSAPATLGVGLAMSSGGVMVGSRLVVSAEWVEMMRRLVQAGVISAPAVGAAVLIQGSQVTMAQAHQDLPKGVREALGDSPEVRGMQVTSRSGAGMSDGPKHHVLPQEHREWFEQRGFKGDLDIDQFCVRLEQAHHEAIHGGGDWRLGRTWPGEWNRMIMGELRRVEGRIGRALTRNEVLDIVATRMKAYEIPLKFTKGSSR; this is translated from the coding sequence GTGGGTGACGTCAGCCGGGAAGCAGCCGTTGGGGGCGGAGCCCAGAGCACTGCATCGACGCGACAGGCGGTCCTCGACGCCACAGGCGAGGTGAAGGGCTCCCTGCGCAGCGTCGAGGCCGCGTTCACCCAACTGGCGGCCCGTCCTCCAAACCTTTGGGGCTTCAGCCTTACCGGCGGCATTTTCACGCGCTACCTCGACCAGGGCTCCAAGCAGGTGATGTGGCTTCAGGGCGCGCTGGGGAGTGCCACCGCGCTGACGAAAGTGGCCTCGGAAGTCGGGGAGCCGGACATGGAACTGGGCCTGCTTCGCATGGTGGGGCCAAAGCTCCAGGCGGCTCAGTTCGGAACCCTCCTCTTGGCCACCTGGGTGGACTTCCTGCACCTCGCGGACGCAGTGCTGCTCAACTGCCCCATGTGCAGCGTCGAGAAGCTCTTCGTGGACCTTCAGCGCGTGCAAGCGCTGATGGAGCCCACGCTGGCGGACCTCTCCTCTCTGGACCCGGACCGGGTGGAGGCGGCAACCCTCGCGATTCCCGAGTTGATGAGGAAGCTGACGCGTGAATTCGACACGCTCCAACGGGAGACCCGCGAGACCATGAAGCTTGGCGGACAGGTCATCGCGGCGATGCAGGCGGTGGAGATGGTCACGATGATCTCCACGATGAAGATGGCCCTGCCACGCGTGCCGCCCTCGGCCCCTGCGACGCTCGGCGTGGGACTGGCAATGAGTTCAGGCGGCGTCATGGTGGGCTCGCGGCTGGTGGTCTCCGCCGAGTGGGTGGAGATGATGCGAAGACTCGTGCAGGCGGGGGTCATCTCCGCGCCTGCCGTCGGCGCGGCCGTCCTCATCCAGGGCAGTCAGGTCACGATGGCCCAGGCTCACCAGGACTTGCCCAAGGGCGTGCGCGAAGCGCTGGGGGACAGCCCCGAAGTGCGCGGCATGCAGGTGACGAGCAGGTCGGGGGCTGGCATGTCGGACGGCCCCAAGCACCATGTGCTGCCGCAGGAACACCGCGAATGGTTCGAGCAGCGCGGCTTCAAGGGCGACCTGGACATCGATCAGTTCTGCGTCCGCCTGGAGCAGGCCCACCATGAGGCCATTCATGGTGGGGGGGATTGGCGCCTGGGCCGCACATGGCCCGGTGAATGGAACCGAATGATCATGGGAGAGTTGCGCAGGGTCGAAGGCAGGATCGGACGAGCGTTGACGCGCAATGAGGTCTTGGACATCGTCGCGACGCGTATGAAGGCTTATGAAATCCCGCTGAAGTTCACCAAGGGAAGTAGCCGATGA
- a CDS encoding N-6 DNA methylase: MKNLFCDRAHLSNEASVERLFVDRLLQHLGYKDAQILPKTSIEELPIGKGSKRLRYKPDYVLVVGRAARWVIDAKAPSENLDNWTEQCASYCLAINSRLKPGQPRARYFMLTNGLEARVHAWDDATPRLVLNFADFMLLSTKLQDLEALLGVDAVKEWDSKKTDGGAERMMNLARPTSNSINAVFSECNNYIYKHDNISQAAAFNEFVKVIFLKIKADKELHRKFPAEMRAGEPIPASAVTFSAQALDQLESQTDNPLDVQFQKLREALELEVVKGHKKRIFDISERINLQPDTAKEVVRRLQHLDLFGIDEDLNGRLFEAFLSATMRGRDLGQYFTPRSVVKLMTRLADPRIHADRTDRVIDPCCGSGGFLIEAMAALQRQVNENMALSGSEQQKLHKFIREKALFGVDVGRDPPVARIARINMYLHGDGGSRIYLADALDKKLDPAKSLAPELSAELSELRKVFSGKDGEFDIVLTNPPFSKEYDPKVPRERRILKAFDVAKNAASGNTLKSNVLFIERYRDLVRPGGKVLAIVDDSLLAGDSFRDVRKFIHANFIVRAVVSLPGDAFQRSGARVKTSVLYLTKRKSPSDQQPAVFMYYCRTIGVDDSARQRPTPDDAARRQAAADEVEAVIEAFKQAQSGADKRHLVDAALLVDRLDVKNYVVKKGRRAADWQSRGLEVGPLSRWASRRKEVWVGEDSDVVRALKVTYDGRAEFEEKERDTLKYRDLYLARGGDIVVSHINAVHGAACVIPPELDGAVVSTEYTVLTPNESIDAYALWAVLRSPEVRADMLASTSGHGRHRIDSDLFLALQVPRPADAVMTSTANAFRRARELEEEAERLRAEAQEKLEEETELTSDEAHNIIAAFKPPR, translated from the coding sequence ATGAAAAACCTCTTCTGCGACCGCGCACACCTGTCCAACGAAGCATCTGTAGAGCGTTTGTTCGTTGATCGTCTCTTGCAACACCTCGGTTACAAGGACGCTCAAATTCTACCCAAGACGTCCATCGAAGAACTTCCCATTGGAAAGGGCTCGAAGAGACTGCGCTACAAGCCGGACTACGTACTAGTGGTGGGACGTGCAGCGCGATGGGTGATAGATGCCAAGGCGCCCAGTGAAAACCTGGATAACTGGACTGAGCAATGCGCTAGCTACTGCCTTGCCATCAACAGCAGGCTCAAGCCAGGACAACCGCGTGCGCGCTACTTCATGCTTACGAACGGACTTGAGGCGCGCGTCCATGCGTGGGACGACGCCACACCGCGCTTAGTGCTCAACTTCGCGGACTTCATGCTGTTGAGCACGAAGCTTCAAGACCTTGAGGCGCTCCTCGGTGTTGATGCAGTGAAAGAGTGGGATTCAAAAAAAACAGACGGCGGCGCAGAGCGCATGATGAATCTCGCTCGCCCCACCTCGAACAGCATCAATGCGGTCTTTTCCGAGTGCAATAATTACATCTACAAGCATGACAATATCTCTCAGGCTGCTGCCTTCAATGAGTTCGTGAAGGTCATCTTTCTGAAGATCAAAGCGGACAAGGAGTTGCACAGGAAGTTTCCAGCTGAAATGAGGGCGGGAGAGCCTATTCCCGCGTCTGCGGTTACTTTCTCCGCCCAAGCGCTTGACCAGTTGGAGAGCCAGACCGACAACCCGCTTGACGTGCAGTTCCAGAAACTCCGTGAGGCGCTTGAGTTGGAGGTCGTGAAAGGCCATAAAAAGCGCATCTTCGATATTTCTGAACGCATCAACCTCCAGCCAGATACGGCGAAGGAAGTTGTGCGGCGCCTCCAGCACCTCGACCTTTTTGGTATCGATGAAGACCTTAATGGGCGCTTGTTTGAAGCGTTCCTCAGCGCAACGATGCGCGGTCGCGATCTCGGCCAGTACTTCACGCCTCGTAGCGTAGTGAAACTGATGACGCGCCTTGCGGATCCGAGGATTCACGCCGACCGCACTGACCGAGTGATTGATCCTTGCTGCGGTTCAGGCGGGTTCCTCATTGAAGCCATGGCTGCTTTGCAGCGCCAAGTTAACGAAAACATGGCACTCTCTGGATCCGAGCAGCAGAAACTTCACAAGTTTATTCGTGAGAAGGCGCTCTTCGGTGTCGATGTTGGTCGCGATCCCCCGGTCGCCCGCATCGCTCGCATCAATATGTACCTGCACGGCGATGGCGGAAGCCGGATCTACTTGGCTGATGCCCTCGACAAGAAGCTAGACCCTGCGAAGAGTCTGGCTCCGGAACTGTCTGCTGAGCTCTCCGAGCTTCGCAAGGTTTTCAGTGGCAAGGATGGTGAATTTGACATCGTTCTCACAAACCCTCCATTCTCGAAAGAGTACGATCCCAAGGTTCCGCGCGAACGGCGGATTTTGAAGGCTTTCGACGTAGCCAAGAACGCTGCGTCGGGCAACACGCTCAAGTCCAACGTTCTTTTCATTGAGCGCTATCGCGACCTCGTTCGTCCTGGCGGCAAGGTGCTTGCCATTGTGGATGACAGCCTCCTCGCAGGTGACTCATTTCGCGACGTGCGCAAGTTCATTCATGCCAATTTCATTGTGCGCGCGGTCGTTTCTCTGCCCGGCGATGCGTTTCAGCGCTCGGGAGCACGCGTAAAGACATCGGTGCTGTATCTCACCAAGCGCAAGTCGCCCAGTGACCAGCAGCCAGCCGTGTTCATGTACTACTGTCGAACTATCGGAGTAGACGACTCCGCACGCCAGCGTCCGACGCCAGATGACGCCGCAAGGCGCCAAGCTGCTGCGGATGAAGTTGAGGCAGTAATTGAGGCTTTCAAGCAGGCACAGTCCGGAGCAGACAAAAGACACCTCGTTGATGCAGCCCTGTTGGTGGACCGCCTTGATGTGAAGAACTACGTCGTCAAGAAGGGGCGGCGTGCGGCCGACTGGCAAAGTCGAGGCTTGGAGGTCGGGCCGCTTTCCCGTTGGGCTAGTCGTAGAAAAGAGGTGTGGGTTGGTGAAGATTCGGACGTGGTCCGTGCTCTGAAAGTGACCTACGACGGGCGTGCGGAGTTCGAAGAGAAGGAGCGCGACACCCTGAAGTATCGAGACTTGTACCTAGCTCGTGGAGGGGACATTGTCGTTTCCCACATCAACGCCGTTCATGGCGCGGCGTGCGTGATTCCGCCTGAGTTGGATGGGGCGGTGGTTTCCACCGAGTACACAGTTCTTACCCCTAACGAGAGCATAGATGCATACGCGCTTTGGGCCGTGCTACGCAGCCCCGAGGTGCGAGCGGATATGCTCGCGAGCACATCTGGACACGGACGTCACCGCATCGACTCCGATCTCTTCCTTGCACTGCAAGTACCCCGCCCGGCAGATGCCGTCATGACCAGCACGGCGAATGCATTCCGGCGCGCGCGCGAGCTAGAGGAGGAGGCCGAACGCCTTCGTGCTGAAGCTCAAGAAAAGCTTGAGGAGGAGACGGAGCTTACAAGCGATGAGGCCCACAACATCATCGCGGCATTCAAGCCGCCCCGCTGA
- a CDS encoding protein kinase domain-containing protein, with amino-acid sequence MSYSGTSLFPEGLVLFSLKGTTYEMLEDLGPGHHGERVLSALQRVKDKVVRRVILKALPLSDSSAAWKEARKRLEEEIQLATFLRHPNIACVHGAHRAKGTLFVITEAVSGFSLNTLLEVAAARGSYFPEAFMLYVGAKIAGALAHAHTCRSAKGDPLKIVHRAIDPTRIRVTFDGQVKLTDFGVASARLPGQRTTRRPGTRGEVFWASPEALLCQPEDARSDLFTLGIVLLEFATGKHLLSAYNLLTKDLWVLVPEGETEPLRSAVARMRNAWGGVDPEETILRAATFTPADVEAATQTLSEPTRAVFRKLLRRNPVERHMSALTLQDDLTKVLRARGSYTARMAAQEIQAALRGAGQAMAEDEEGPRSLRHQDFITTEPSPA; translated from the coding sequence GTGTCGTACTCTGGTACTTCCCTGTTTCCCGAAGGACTGGTGCTCTTTTCGCTCAAGGGTACCACTTACGAAATGCTGGAAGACCTGGGCCCCGGCCACCATGGCGAGCGCGTCCTATCAGCTCTCCAGCGCGTCAAGGACAAGGTGGTCCGCAGGGTCATCCTCAAAGCGCTGCCGCTGTCTGACTCCTCGGCCGCGTGGAAGGAGGCACGTAAGCGACTGGAGGAAGAGATCCAGTTAGCCACCTTCCTCCGACACCCGAACATCGCCTGCGTCCATGGGGCGCACAGAGCCAAGGGCACCCTGTTTGTCATTACGGAAGCTGTCTCCGGCTTCTCTCTGAATACACTCCTTGAAGTCGCGGCAGCGCGGGGGAGCTACTTCCCCGAAGCCTTCATGCTGTATGTCGGGGCCAAGATTGCGGGGGCCTTGGCGCATGCGCACACCTGCCGGAGCGCGAAGGGGGATCCGCTGAAAATCGTCCACCGGGCGATTGACCCGACACGCATCCGAGTGACCTTTGATGGACAGGTCAAATTGACTGACTTTGGCGTGGCATCCGCACGACTTCCCGGCCAGCGCACCACGCGTCGTCCCGGCACCCGGGGCGAAGTCTTTTGGGCTTCTCCGGAGGCATTGCTATGCCAGCCAGAGGACGCACGCTCGGACTTGTTCACGCTGGGAATTGTGCTGCTGGAGTTCGCCACCGGCAAGCACCTGCTCAGTGCCTACAACCTGCTGACAAAAGATTTATGGGTGCTGGTCCCGGAGGGGGAAACGGAGCCGCTGCGCAGTGCCGTCGCACGAATGAGGAACGCATGGGGCGGGGTGGACCCGGAGGAAACGATATTGCGTGCGGCCACCTTCACCCCGGCCGATGTAGAAGCGGCAACACAAACGCTTTCAGAGCCCACCCGGGCTGTCTTCCGCAAGCTGCTGCGGCGCAACCCGGTAGAACGGCATATGTCCGCGCTGACGCTGCAAGACGACTTGACGAAGGTGCTGCGCGCGCGAGGGAGCTACACCGCCAGGATGGCGGCGCAGGAGATTCAAGCGGCACTGCGAGGGGCTGGCCAAGCGATGGCCGAGGATGAGGAAGGCCCAAGGAGTCTGAGGCACCAGGACTTCATCACAACGGAACCAAGCCCGGCATGA
- a CDS encoding serine/threonine protein kinase — protein MTTAEVFSYLKPGSRLGAYRVREWKGGGAYGDVYRGVKDGKPVALKLSKHRQHSADPGKTDERLLRELVCLVHVDHPHIAKVQGWARTPQGRGYLVLEYVDGWTLAHWLQDARPTFQQVVRLFAKLAHALEHMHGRRVRHRDLSLSNVMVRKVDGEPVLIDLGAGEYSGAQELTDAPLPPGTNRYRSPEAARFFKENQNNPDARYPFPPEDDLYSLAVCLYDALTDAEPARGGWEARKAPRIDVNSPTWAPPSARTANPRVPEVLSEWVEKWMARDFEKRLPSLASMREALEALGAQDGAEWLAPVQAPPEAGSDVPEATGRPPGKARRRVLAGAVAAVVLGAFAFALLREAPTREAPPAPVMPESSSGPHAQAPQALPSPPAPSASAVPSPSEVPPAVKESPSVLAPTNPSSNPPAAKPPMKSAPAFSRGFLKKCAEAGALAAALLGCPAQPIKPTQQSCPTESVRSMKRLGLFDGMSPNILVDAKQPDLESPDECEASGRVWRDGECLTLLGDGKLESEIRETIGRLPEGSRLYGRVWTEGETVVGRYTRARLPNGAEHEVCVSLSLNGGLDKLPGSKPGAALVRPTDGAIILGGAQ, from the coding sequence ATGACGACGGCGGAAGTCTTCAGCTACCTCAAGCCCGGCTCCCGCCTGGGGGCCTACCGCGTCCGCGAGTGGAAGGGCGGGGGCGCCTATGGCGACGTCTACCGGGGCGTGAAGGACGGCAAGCCCGTGGCCCTCAAGCTCTCCAAGCACCGGCAGCACAGCGCGGACCCTGGAAAGACGGATGAACGCCTGCTGCGCGAATTGGTGTGCCTCGTCCACGTGGACCACCCCCATATCGCCAAGGTGCAGGGCTGGGCGCGCACGCCGCAGGGACGTGGGTATCTGGTGCTGGAGTACGTGGACGGCTGGACGCTGGCGCACTGGCTCCAGGACGCGCGGCCCACCTTCCAGCAAGTGGTACGCCTCTTCGCGAAGCTGGCCCATGCCTTGGAGCACATGCACGGCCGGAGGGTGCGCCACAGAGACTTGTCGCTCTCCAACGTCATGGTGCGCAAGGTGGACGGCGAGCCCGTCCTCATCGACCTGGGCGCGGGGGAATACTCGGGAGCGCAGGAGTTGACGGATGCGCCTTTGCCCCCGGGCACCAACCGCTACCGCTCTCCGGAAGCGGCGCGCTTTTTCAAGGAGAATCAGAACAACCCCGACGCGCGTTACCCCTTCCCGCCCGAGGATGACCTCTACTCGCTGGCGGTGTGCCTCTATGACGCGCTGACCGATGCGGAGCCCGCGCGCGGCGGGTGGGAGGCGCGCAAGGCGCCCCGCATCGACGTGAACAGCCCCACGTGGGCGCCCCCGTCCGCACGCACCGCCAACCCTCGCGTGCCGGAGGTGTTGAGCGAGTGGGTGGAAAAGTGGATGGCACGCGACTTCGAGAAGCGGCTTCCCTCGCTGGCCTCCATGCGGGAGGCGCTAGAAGCGCTGGGGGCCCAGGATGGCGCGGAGTGGCTGGCCCCCGTGCAGGCGCCTCCGGAAGCGGGCTCCGATGTCCCAGAGGCCACGGGCCGCCCTCCAGGGAAGGCACGGCGGCGCGTGCTGGCGGGGGCCGTGGCCGCCGTCGTGCTCGGCGCCTTCGCCTTCGCCTTGCTGCGCGAAGCCCCCACGCGAGAAGCGCCTCCCGCCCCAGTCATGCCGGAGTCCTCCAGCGGCCCGCATGCGCAGGCCCCCCAGGCGCTCCCTTCACCGCCCGCACCGTCCGCCAGTGCAGTACCGTCCCCGTCCGAGGTGCCCCCCGCCGTGAAGGAAAGTCCCTCTGTGCTTGCCCCCACGAATCCGTCCTCGAATCCGCCCGCTGCGAAGCCGCCCATGAAGTCCGCGCCCGCTTTCAGCCGTGGATTCCTCAAGAAGTGCGCGGAGGCGGGGGCTTTGGCCGCCGCGCTGTTGGGCTGTCCCGCGCAGCCCATCAAGCCCACGCAGCAGAGTTGCCCCACGGAGTCAGTGAGGAGCATGAAGAGGCTCGGCCTATTTGACGGCATGAGTCCCAACATCCTTGTTGACGCGAAGCAGCCCGACTTGGAATCGCCCGACGAATGCGAGGCCTCTGGCCGCGTGTGGCGAGACGGTGAGTGCCTGACCCTGCTGGGCGATGGGAAGCTCGAATCCGAAATTCGGGAAACAATCGGCAGGTTGCCCGAGGGCTCGCGGCTCTACGGCCGAGTGTGGACGGAAGGGGAGACGGTGGTGGGCCGCTACACCCGGGCCCGTCTGCCCAATGGCGCAGAACACGAAGTCTGCGTGTCACTCTCGCTCAATGGGGGCTTGGACAAGCTGCCCGGCTCCAAGCCCGGTGCCGCGCTGGTGCGTCCGACAGACGGTGCGATCATCCTCGGAGGGGCGCAATAG